One genomic segment of Rubripirellula tenax includes these proteins:
- a CDS encoding alpha-E domain-containing protein — translation MLSRTADAIYWLARYVERAENVARFVDVNFTLALDLPNESAAQWKPMVLTTGDESEFTDRYEDFSEQNVVRFLTFDRENPNSILSCLWQARENARTVRDTISSELWEQVNHFYLLVKNASKRDVIDSSHEFFAAIKQASHLCTGIADSTMSHGEAFQFARLGRTLERADKTARILDVKYFMLLPTSDHVGSPYDALLWSALLKSASAFEMYRKRFRAIHPDRVVEFLMLDPHFSRSMRFSVKGAERSLRLITGGDESGYANPVERKLGQLRSELDYADVDEILKGGLHEYLDGFQGKLNEVGGAVYESFFALKPVKA, via the coding sequence ATGCTTAGTCGAACCGCAGACGCCATCTATTGGTTGGCCCGCTACGTCGAGCGCGCCGAGAACGTCGCTCGATTCGTTGACGTGAATTTCACACTAGCGTTGGACTTGCCCAATGAGTCGGCGGCCCAATGGAAGCCGATGGTGCTAACCACTGGTGACGAAAGTGAGTTCACGGATCGCTACGAAGATTTCAGCGAGCAAAACGTCGTTCGATTTCTGACCTTTGATCGAGAGAACCCAAATTCGATCCTTTCATGCTTGTGGCAGGCTCGTGAGAACGCGAGGACGGTGCGAGACACGATCTCTTCCGAGCTTTGGGAGCAGGTCAATCACTTTTACCTGTTGGTCAAGAATGCGTCCAAGCGAGACGTGATTGATTCGTCGCACGAGTTTTTTGCCGCGATCAAACAGGCCAGCCACTTGTGTACGGGCATCGCCGATTCAACGATGTCGCACGGAGAAGCGTTTCAGTTCGCTCGGCTGGGCCGAACCCTTGAACGTGCCGATAAAACAGCACGAATCCTAGACGTCAAGTACTTCATGTTGTTGCCGACGTCGGATCACGTTGGGTCGCCCTATGACGCGTTGCTTTGGTCGGCGCTGTTGAAATCCGCCAGTGCGTTTGAGATGTATCGCAAACGTTTCCGCGCGATTCATCCGGATCGTGTGGTGGAATTCTTGATGCTTGACCCGCACTTTTCTCGTTCCATGCGTTTCAGCGTCAAGGGTGCCGAGCGTTCGCTGCGTTTGATTACTGGCGGCGACGAATCAGGGTATGCCAACCCGGTCGAACGAAAGTTGGGACAATTACGATCGGAACTCGATTACGCGGATGTCGACGAAATCCTTAAGGGCGGACTGCACGAGTACCTCGACGGTTTCCAAGGCAAGCTGAACGAGGTGGGTGGTGCCGTGTATGAAAGTTTTTTCGCGTTGAAGCCAGTGAAAGCGTAG
- a CDS encoding helix-turn-helix domain-containing protein, protein MQPPNDVSQSSSAKKERNPSSQTPESSERAPWETALIQEIQQLLNDDSEIILDEIHERVDRVLFDHVLTECGGNISEASKRLGISRPTLRNRVRQLG, encoded by the coding sequence ATGCAACCTCCCAACGACGTTTCGCAATCCTCTTCAGCCAAGAAAGAACGTAATCCATCCTCTCAGACGCCAGAAAGTTCCGAGCGCGCGCCCTGGGAGACTGCACTGATCCAAGAAATTCAGCAACTGTTGAACGACGACTCGGAAATCATCTTGGATGAGATCCATGAACGCGTGGATCGAGTGCTGTTCGATCACGTATTGACCGAGTGCGGAGGCAACATCAGCGAAGCAAGTAAGCGGCTTGGAATCAGCCGTCCAACGCTTCGGAATCGGGTCCGTCAGCTGGGTTGA
- a CDS encoding transglutaminase family protein, translating to MIFQIHHRITYRYTRPVIVEPLTIRLRPRSDGAQRLLDYRCTLSPIPLHLCEVVDVFGNAAMQVSFNGVHLEVCVDIDARVETLRTHPFDYLSLDERATNLPAVYDREVDKALAAYLHRAGSDPAIDQWAASLSNSLGNQTQSFLLQATEKIAREFDSSNRYGGPPLSPAETFASKRGACRDLAVLFMDMCRSQGIASRFVSGYVHEPGRIGTSELHAWAEVYLPGGGWRGYDPSRGIAVSDQHIPVASGPEPPWAAATEGCYIGAASESTIEYEVKVESVVT from the coding sequence GTGATCTTTCAAATCCACCATCGAATCACGTACCGCTACACGCGGCCGGTGATCGTGGAGCCGCTGACAATTCGCTTGCGACCTCGTAGCGATGGGGCCCAGCGGTTGTTGGATTATCGCTGTACGCTTTCGCCAATCCCTTTGCATTTGTGCGAGGTCGTGGACGTGTTTGGCAATGCGGCGATGCAAGTCTCGTTTAACGGCGTGCACTTGGAAGTTTGCGTTGATATCGATGCTCGTGTGGAAACGCTGCGGACGCACCCGTTCGACTACCTGTCACTTGACGAACGGGCCACGAATCTGCCCGCGGTTTATGACAGGGAAGTCGACAAAGCTCTAGCGGCTTACCTTCACCGCGCCGGATCCGATCCCGCGATCGACCAGTGGGCTGCTTCACTATCCAACTCGCTGGGCAATCAAACGCAGTCGTTCCTGTTGCAGGCCACCGAGAAGATTGCTCGCGAATTTGATTCATCAAATCGCTACGGGGGTCCGCCGCTTTCACCTGCCGAGACCTTTGCGTCGAAGCGTGGTGCATGTCGTGACTTGGCGGTGCTATTCATGGACATGTGTCGGTCGCAAGGAATTGCATCGCGGTTCGTTAGCGGCTACGTCCACGAGCCTGGTCGCATTGGAACTTCGGAATTGCATGCGTGGGCCGAGGTCTATTTGCCGGGGGGTGGTTGGCGCGGCTACGATCCAAGCCGGGGAATCGCAGTGTCCGACCAGCACATTCCAGTCGCCAGCGGACCCGAACCACCGTGGGCGGCCGCTACAGAAGGTTGTTACATCGGTGCCGCGTCCGAATCGACCATTGAATACGAAGTGAAAGTTGAATCGGTCGTCACATAG
- a CDS encoding chemotaxis protein CheB: MTAPKESLESDRTTHSDIPTHVVGVGASAGGLEAIERLFRNLTWDTGMAFVIVQHLSPDFKSLMDELLARWTDMPIHRVDEGMQVQANHIYLIPPKMEITIDGDQLHLVCKNPSDGLSLPIDIFFHSLARSWQAQSVAVVLSGTGSDGSRGIRSVHEAGGLVISQSVETSKFDGMPRSAENTGVVDMVLGPEGIAETLIRYSGFPTADKTQLIDKPIVVDEDSMNRLLRLLRDECGIDFAFYKSATVMRRIERRVLLSQSVDFDDYVELLDDDRDELNSLYKDLLIGVTQFFRDPAAYDRLQLEVLPDLLKDLEPGCQFRAWVAGCATGEEAYSLAILVYELLEELNLQLDVKIFATDVHKASLDIASAGIYIENNLSEMTLERRRRFFTRTAHGYQLSPEIRQMIVFAPHNVIVDAPFTKLDFVSCRNMLIYFQNEVQARVITLFHFALKKNGVLWLGPSETLGEIAAEFATVDRHWKIYRKRRDVRLTRELSLAIPNDRGLSLSSSRQVAANQTASSMVDRSLANAYDQLLETHMPAGVLLDDQRRLVHLFGNAMTYVQLKPGRPTADALEWFPPRLRAAASGGLHRAARELETVHFNGLKMDEDENSPILRMGIQPIVSKENDATYFMITFTPMDPIISDGSTELQVGDVSSDRLTTLESELTLMRENLQSAIEELETSNEELQATNEEMVASNEELQSTNEELHSVNEELYTVNGEYQKKIGELTELTDDMNHLFEHMDAGLLFLDSDMNVRKFTPSIASVFSLLPQDLGRSFGSFTHRLNRPQLADDISSVLKTQKPFEKEIKTDNGEWYQMQIQPYRSRGRIDGVVLELFEITNIKKNRRQLNRSVEQFRAAIEPLHIGIAIRKTEGAYTFANQAFADVFATTCEKIVGKTDADLFSEPLAKLLQKASAVAIAQRKSVTSKAFAPEGDDEKITVTFTPICDDANAIDALGVRITPVKPV; encoded by the coding sequence ATGACCGCTCCAAAAGAATCGCTCGAATCCGACCGGACCACCCACTCGGATATTCCCACTCATGTGGTCGGCGTGGGCGCGTCGGCGGGTGGTTTGGAAGCGATCGAACGGTTGTTCCGAAATCTTACTTGGGATACCGGAATGGCCTTCGTCATCGTTCAGCACTTGTCCCCCGACTTCAAGAGTCTGATGGACGAGCTGTTAGCACGGTGGACCGACATGCCCATTCATCGCGTCGACGAGGGCATGCAGGTTCAGGCGAACCATATCTATTTGATCCCTCCGAAGATGGAAATCACCATCGATGGCGACCAGCTGCACCTGGTCTGCAAAAACCCCAGTGATGGACTGTCGCTGCCGATCGACATTTTTTTCCATTCTTTAGCAAGGAGCTGGCAAGCCCAGAGCGTCGCGGTCGTTTTGTCAGGCACCGGCAGCGACGGTTCTCGCGGAATTCGCAGCGTCCACGAAGCGGGCGGACTCGTGATTTCGCAGAGTGTTGAAACGTCGAAGTTCGATGGCATGCCCCGCAGCGCCGAGAACACGGGCGTCGTCGATATGGTGCTCGGGCCCGAAGGCATCGCCGAAACCCTGATTCGATACTCCGGCTTCCCCACCGCCGACAAAACCCAGTTGATCGATAAGCCGATTGTCGTTGACGAGGACTCGATGAATCGGCTGCTGCGATTGTTGCGAGACGAATGTGGAATCGACTTTGCTTTCTACAAATCCGCCACCGTGATGCGACGAATCGAACGACGCGTGCTGCTGAGCCAATCCGTCGACTTCGATGACTATGTGGAACTGCTAGACGACGATCGCGATGAACTCAACTCGCTCTACAAAGATCTGTTGATTGGTGTTACCCAGTTCTTTCGCGATCCGGCCGCCTACGATCGTTTGCAATTGGAAGTGCTGCCCGACCTGCTGAAAGACCTTGAACCGGGTTGCCAGTTTCGAGCCTGGGTGGCCGGTTGCGCGACAGGGGAAGAAGCGTACTCGCTGGCGATCTTGGTTTACGAGTTGCTCGAAGAGCTGAACCTGCAATTGGACGTCAAAATTTTTGCCACTGACGTCCACAAAGCTTCGCTCGACATTGCCAGTGCAGGAATCTACATCGAAAACAACTTGTCCGAGATGACTCTGGAACGCCGTCGCCGCTTCTTTACGCGGACTGCCCACGGGTACCAGTTGTCGCCTGAAATTCGGCAGATGATCGTCTTTGCACCGCACAACGTGATCGTCGACGCACCGTTTACGAAACTGGACTTTGTGTCGTGTCGCAACATGCTGATTTACTTTCAAAACGAAGTGCAAGCTCGCGTAATCACGCTGTTCCACTTTGCATTGAAGAAGAATGGGGTGTTGTGGCTCGGACCCAGTGAAACTTTGGGAGAAATTGCTGCCGAGTTCGCAACCGTAGACCGGCACTGGAAGATCTATCGCAAGCGACGCGACGTTCGATTGACTCGCGAATTAAGTCTCGCGATTCCGAATGATCGTGGGCTCAGCCTCAGCAGCAGTCGTCAGGTCGCGGCAAACCAAACGGCGTCGTCGATGGTGGATAGGTCGCTGGCAAACGCGTACGACCAACTGCTCGAAACTCACATGCCCGCCGGTGTGTTGTTGGATGATCAGCGCCGTTTGGTCCACTTGTTTGGGAATGCGATGACCTACGTGCAACTCAAGCCCGGGCGACCGACCGCCGACGCACTCGAGTGGTTCCCGCCGCGTCTGCGTGCCGCCGCGTCGGGTGGGTTGCATCGCGCCGCGCGCGAACTCGAAACGGTTCACTTCAACGGACTGAAGATGGATGAGGACGAAAACTCGCCGATTCTGCGGATGGGGATCCAGCCCATTGTTTCCAAAGAAAATGACGCGACATATTTCATGATCACATTTACACCGATGGATCCGATCATCAGCGATGGTAGCACGGAATTGCAGGTCGGCGACGTTTCAAGCGATCGGCTGACAACGTTGGAGTCGGAGCTGACGCTGATGCGAGAGAACTTGCAGTCAGCGATCGAGGAACTTGAGACCAGCAACGAGGAATTGCAGGCAACGAACGAAGAGATGGTTGCATCCAATGAAGAGTTGCAATCGACCAACGAGGAACTGCACAGCGTCAACGAAGAGCTGTACACGGTCAACGGCGAATACCAAAAGAAGATTGGCGAGTTGACGGAACTGACCGATGACATGAACCACTTGTTCGAGCACATGGACGCCGGGTTGCTGTTCCTGGATTCCGATATGAACGTACGTAAGTTCACACCCTCGATCGCGAGCGTGTTCAGCTTGCTGCCGCAAGACCTTGGTCGTTCCTTCGGCTCGTTCACGCACCGGTTGAATCGCCCCCAACTTGCCGACGATATTTCGTCGGTCTTGAAGACGCAGAAACCGTTCGAGAAGGAGATCAAGACTGACAATGGCGAGTGGTATCAGATGCAGATCCAGCCCTATCGGTCGCGCGGTCGGATCGACGGCGTGGTGTTGGAGCTATTCGAGATCACGAACATCAAAAAGAACCGACGTCAGCTCAATCGCAGTGTGGAGCAATTTCGGGCGGCGATCGAACCTTTGCACATTGGAATCGCGATCCGCAAAACGGAGGGGGCCTACACCTTTGCCAATCAAGCTTTCGCAGATGTTTTCGCGACGACCTGTGAAAAAATAGTGGGAAAGACCGATGCAGACTTGTTCAGCGAGCCGCTTGCCAAATTGCTTCAAAAGGCGAGTGCCGTAGCGATTGCCCAACGCAAGTCCGTGACATCCAAGGCGTTCGCGCCCGAAGGCGACGACGAAAAGATCACGGTTACGTTCACGCCGATCTGTGACGACGCCAACGCCATCGACGCACTCGGTGTCCGGATCACACCTGTGAAGCCCGTGTAG
- a CDS encoding CheR family methyltransferase, with amino-acid sequence MDDLTNQLESAARQQPAGADDKSPTYVVGIGASAGGLEALEQLFDRLPGDTGMAFVVVQHLSPDHKSLMDEIIRRHTEMAVFRVTNGMEVRRNAVYLIPAGKEMIISEGCLLITDKDRGEMLTLPIDHFFRSLAHDCESNAIAIVLSGSGSDGSRGVRDVHNAGGLVITQDVVSSAFDSMPINSQDTGVVDIIGNPIEIADSLLRLVKHPLQHGGAKVIVPEVPEDGIKRVLREIRDHYGIDFTYYKPTTVVRRIERRLLLNHANSLDDYVANVLEDSEELNLLYKDLLIGVTQFFRDIEAFKVIEEKVIPEIILKIPEQQEIRVWSAACATGEEAYSLAIIIHERLTAMNRPINVRVFATDVHKTSLDFASAGVYPDAAFIDVSLERKNRYFSRTNDGWRIVPEIRNMVVFAPHNLIKDAPFTRLDLITCRNMLIYLQPLAQKKVLSLFHFALKTGGTLFLGPSETTGDLIEEFDVVDKAWRVSRKRRDIRLTADLRLPAGRGPMQNRAQIDASANQFSIRTHSTPVAVSDRELMNAYDVMLNDFVPTAFLMNDRNELVHSFGDLNQIVKLPTGRATNNVLDMLPTDLRTMIIGAIHQASRTGEKVTFDRVFVKIPGTGEATKPAAADSLFRVTVRRILHRTGGGYYSFVARQPINDSVQPTTQDPTEVAVAAGAMIVDDLSRNRIRLLETELRHSGENLQATIEELESSNEELQATNEEMVASNEELQSTNEELHSVNEELYTVNAEYQNKIVELTELTQDMDNLLNSTDVHTLFLDEELCIRKFTSRMGKAFNLITSDVGRSITGFSHNIPSDDLMDKLTDVLQNDKRYEEEIRMPDGGHFLMRVLPYRGESIRMGVVLTLLDITQSKHAEARFRATFDNAAVGIAHVAADGQWLRVNDRLCAILGYDREELLTKTFTDVTYADDLELDEQKYDALNSGKIDRYSLEKRYVRKDGDLVWISLTVSLQRDPTGEPQFAIAVVQDISKRKVFEQGLTEAVEQRDRFLATLSHELRNPLAAVRHATKLVHHPDASIEQREQAMKTIDRQTEQMTCLLEDLLDVSRVTQGKVVYEMKPLDMRDVLADARDAMQSRVEEAGHRLKVKVPKVPVTVMGDESRLLQVVENLLANSCKYTDDGGEITLSLRRYNGQCIVKVIDNGRGIESGLVENVFDMFVQSDSELARSQGGMGLGLTVVRSLIERHEGTITACSPGLGQGSTFTIRLPLTEEEVEEQQVTEAPRLDRVPHSGPIPIVLIEDNEDAREMLQDFLELEGYQVTACPDGRAGLTALIQILPSIALVDIGLPELTGYEVAQQFRAACPDADVYLIALSGYGQTGDMIKAEEAGFDSHMTKPIDPDELVKRLADLG; translated from the coding sequence ATGGACGACCTGACCAACCAACTTGAATCTGCGGCTCGCCAACAGCCCGCGGGTGCGGACGACAAAAGCCCCACTTACGTCGTTGGCATCGGCGCATCCGCGGGTGGTCTGGAGGCACTCGAACAATTGTTTGATCGACTGCCCGGCGATACTGGTATGGCGTTTGTTGTGGTCCAGCACTTGTCACCGGACCACAAAAGCTTGATGGATGAAATCATTCGTCGGCATACCGAGATGGCCGTGTTCCGCGTCACCAATGGCATGGAAGTCCGACGCAACGCGGTCTATTTGATCCCGGCCGGCAAAGAGATGATTATTTCGGAAGGGTGCCTGCTGATCACGGACAAAGATCGGGGTGAAATGCTGACGTTACCGATCGATCACTTCTTTCGATCGTTGGCGCACGATTGCGAATCCAACGCGATCGCGATCGTTTTGTCCGGAAGCGGAAGCGACGGTTCACGCGGTGTTCGCGACGTCCACAATGCCGGCGGGCTGGTCATCACTCAAGACGTTGTTTCGTCGGCTTTCGATAGTATGCCAATCAATTCGCAAGATACCGGCGTCGTCGATATCATCGGCAACCCCATCGAAATCGCCGATTCGTTGCTGCGGCTGGTCAAGCATCCGTTGCAACACGGTGGGGCCAAAGTCATCGTTCCCGAGGTTCCCGAAGACGGGATCAAGCGAGTCTTGCGAGAGATTCGTGACCATTACGGCATCGACTTTACGTACTACAAACCGACGACGGTCGTTCGCCGAATCGAACGGCGATTGCTACTCAACCATGCCAATAGTCTGGACGATTACGTCGCCAATGTGCTCGAAGACTCCGAAGAGCTAAACCTGTTGTACAAGGATCTGTTGATCGGCGTGACACAGTTCTTTCGCGACATCGAAGCATTTAAAGTCATTGAAGAGAAGGTGATTCCGGAGATCATCCTGAAAATCCCTGAGCAGCAAGAGATCCGCGTTTGGTCGGCGGCTTGCGCGACCGGCGAAGAAGCGTATTCTCTGGCGATCATCATTCACGAGCGATTGACGGCGATGAATCGGCCGATCAACGTTCGCGTCTTCGCCACCGATGTTCATAAAACGTCGCTCGATTTCGCCAGCGCCGGTGTCTATCCCGACGCTGCGTTCATCGATGTTTCGTTGGAGCGAAAGAATCGGTACTTTTCAAGGACCAACGACGGTTGGCGAATCGTGCCCGAGATTCGCAACATGGTCGTCTTTGCGCCACACAATTTAATCAAAGACGCTCCGTTTACGCGATTGGATCTGATCACGTGTCGCAACATGCTGATCTATCTGCAGCCCCTGGCCCAGAAGAAAGTGCTTTCACTGTTTCACTTTGCTCTGAAAACCGGTGGAACGCTGTTTCTGGGTCCCAGTGAAACGACCGGAGATTTGATCGAAGAGTTCGATGTTGTCGACAAAGCATGGCGGGTTAGTCGCAAACGACGTGACATCCGACTGACTGCGGACCTGCGTCTTCCCGCTGGTCGCGGGCCGATGCAGAACCGTGCCCAGATCGACGCGTCGGCGAATCAGTTTTCAATCCGAACGCATTCCACGCCGGTCGCAGTCAGCGATCGTGAACTGATGAACGCGTATGACGTGATGCTAAACGATTTCGTGCCGACCGCGTTTCTGATGAATGATCGCAACGAACTGGTGCACTCGTTCGGTGATCTGAACCAGATCGTCAAGTTGCCGACGGGACGGGCCACCAACAACGTGCTGGATATGTTGCCGACGGATTTGCGAACGATGATCATCGGCGCGATTCACCAGGCTTCTAGGACAGGTGAGAAGGTCACATTCGACCGCGTTTTTGTGAAAATTCCCGGCACAGGCGAAGCCACCAAGCCCGCAGCCGCAGACTCTCTTTTTCGGGTTACGGTCCGGCGAATTCTGCATCGCACTGGCGGTGGATACTATTCCTTTGTTGCACGGCAACCGATCAACGACTCGGTGCAACCAACGACGCAGGACCCGACGGAAGTCGCGGTCGCCGCCGGCGCGATGATCGTCGACGATTTGTCTCGCAATCGAATTCGTTTGCTGGAAACCGAACTTCGCCACAGTGGCGAGAATCTGCAAGCGACGATTGAAGAGCTAGAGTCCAGCAACGAGGAACTGCAAGCGACCAACGAAGAAATGGTGGCGTCCAACGAAGAGTTGCAATCGACCAATGAAGAGCTGCACAGCGTCAACGAAGAACTGTACACGGTCAACGCGGAGTACCAAAACAAGATCGTGGAGCTGACGGAGTTGACCCAGGACATGGACAACCTGCTTAACAGCACCGATGTTCACACGCTGTTCTTAGATGAAGAACTATGCATTCGAAAATTCACTTCTCGGATGGGCAAGGCGTTCAACCTGATCACTTCCGATGTCGGACGTAGCATTACGGGATTTTCGCACAACATCCCGTCCGACGACCTAATGGACAAACTGACGGACGTTTTGCAGAACGACAAGCGTTACGAGGAAGAAATTCGAATGCCCGATGGAGGCCACTTCCTGATGCGAGTGCTGCCTTATCGTGGGGAATCCATTCGCATGGGCGTCGTTTTGACTCTGCTGGACATCACCCAGTCGAAGCATGCAGAAGCTCGTTTTCGGGCAACGTTTGACAACGCCGCCGTCGGGATTGCGCACGTCGCGGCGGACGGCCAGTGGCTGCGCGTCAACGACCGACTCTGCGCGATCCTGGGTTACGACCGGGAAGAATTGCTCACGAAGACATTCACGGACGTTACCTATGCAGACGACTTGGAACTGGACGAACAAAAGTATGACGCTTTGAATTCAGGGAAGATCGACCGCTACTCACTTGAAAAGCGATACGTGCGAAAGGACGGCGATCTGGTATGGATTTCCTTGACCGTGTCGTTGCAGCGAGACCCCACGGGGGAACCTCAGTTCGCAATCGCAGTGGTGCAAGATATTTCTAAGCGAAAGGTTTTCGAGCAGGGTTTGACCGAAGCCGTGGAACAACGTGACCGGTTTCTGGCAACGTTGTCTCACGAGTTGCGAAATCCGTTGGCTGCGGTTCGTCATGCGACCAAATTGGTTCATCACCCCGACGCGTCCATCGAACAACGCGAACAGGCGATGAAGACGATCGACCGCCAAACTGAGCAGATGACGTGTTTGTTGGAAGACTTGCTTGACGTTTCACGCGTGACCCAAGGCAAGGTCGTTTATGAAATGAAACCGTTGGACATGCGAGACGTGTTGGCGGACGCCCGCGACGCGATGCAGTCTCGCGTTGAAGAAGCCGGTCACCGTTTGAAAGTGAAGGTTCCCAAAGTACCGGTGACGGTGATGGGAGATGAATCGCGATTGCTGCAGGTGGTTGAAAATTTGCTTGCCAATTCGTGCAAGTACACCGATGACGGTGGCGAGATTACTCTGTCGCTTCGCCGCTATAACGGCCAGTGTATTGTGAAGGTGATCGACAATGGCCGTGGGATCGAATCCGGCTTGGTCGAGAACGTATTTGATATGTTCGTCCAATCCGATAGCGAATTGGCTCGAAGCCAAGGCGGCATGGGACTGGGATTGACCGTGGTCCGATCTCTGATCGAACGTCACGAAGGCACGATCACCGCCTGCAGCCCAGGTCTGGGCCAAGGATCCACTTTCACGATTCGGTTACCGCTAACGGAAGAGGAGGTCGAGGAGCAGCAGGTTACCGAAGCCCCGCGTTTGGATCGCGTGCCCCATAGCGGTCCGATCCCAATCGTATTGATCGAAGACAACGAGGACGCTCGCGAGATGCTGCAGGATTTCTTGGAACTGGAAGGCTACCAGGTCACCGCTTGCCCGGACGGTCGTGCCGGGCTGACCGCTTTGATTCAAATCTTGCCATCGATTGCCTTGGTCGACATCGGTTTGCCAGAGTTAACCGGTTACGAAGTCGCCCAGCAATTCCGCGCCGCGTGCCCCGACGCCGACGTGTACCTGATCGCCCTGAGCGGTTATGGCCAAACCGGGGACATGATCAAAGCCGAAGAAGCCGGCTTCGACAGTCACATGACGAAGCCCATCGATCCGGACGAGCTAGTCAAACGGCTAGCCGACCTCGGCTAG